The following proteins are encoded in a genomic region of Arachis ipaensis cultivar K30076 chromosome B02, Araip1.1, whole genome shotgun sequence:
- the LOC107625923 gene encoding proteoglycan 4 isoform X3: MPNTLQLMRIALMDQPMFRTTKRRNPLSDRTNTLNSSSSPLSINPIKPKPKSKPPSTSSEPRLNKPSSCASSTNASTNLQSTSSNPAVAPPPPSLPKTSSPPVTYGRRSAPNKRKDKGKALAFPDISTPILKLSDTSSPKTDGGKSANLPKAKALTGPLRKKQRTTSSEDTLKNSELQDYIEKQRAYFKMIDEFELLEEEVETDDEPDEVAKMRSKCN; the protein is encoded by the exons ATGCCCAACACTCTCCAGTTGATGCGAATAGCGCTTATGGATCAACCCATGTTCCGAACCACTAAACGCAGAAACCCTCTCTCCGATCGCACCAACACTCttaactcttcttcttctccacttTCCATAAACCCTATCAAACCCAAACCCAAATCCAAACCTCCTTCTACTTCTTCCGAACCTCGCCTTAATAAACCTTCTTCATGCGCCTCTTCTACCAACGCTTCCACAAATCTCCAAAGCACTTCTTCGAACCCTGCCGTTGCTCCTCCTCCGCCTTCGTTGCCGAAAACCTCGTCTCCTCCCG TAACCTACGGCCGAAGAAGTGCTCCAAATAAAAGGAAGGATAAAGGGAAGGCTTTGGCATTTCCTGACATCAGCACACCCATTTTGAAGCTCTCTGATACAAG CAGCCCGAAAACTGATGGTGGTAAAAGTGCAAATCTACCTAAAGCCAAGGCATTGACAGGTCCTTTGAGAAAG AAGCAGCGCACCACATCATCCGAAGATACGCTCAAGAATTCCGAGCTGCAAGATTACATTGAAAAACAGAGAGCCTACTTCAAAATGATTGATGAATTTGAACTATTGGAAGAGGAAGTTGAAACAGATGATGAACCGGATGAAGTGGCAAAGATGCGATCCAAGTGTAACTAG
- the LOC107627798 gene encoding protein NRT1/ PTR FAMILY 4.6-like: MDTNLGSFKVPPASLPVFPGLFIMVLAPMYDYAIFPFARKITKTKTRITHLQRIGTGLVLSIVAMAVAALVETKRKKTALIHGLTDSTEPLPITFLWVALQYLFLGSADLFTLAGMMEFFFTKAPWSMRSLATALSWASLAMGYYSNTVLESAMMDVDSSADGCSAT, translated from the coding sequence ATGGACACAAATCTTGGTTCCTTCAAGGTCCCACCAGCTTCTCTCCCTGTATTCCCAGGTCTCTTCATCATGGTTCTTGCCCCCATGTACGACTACGCCATCTTCCCATTCGCAagaaaaataaccaaaaccaaaaccagaATCACGCATTTACAAAGAATTGGAACAGGGTTGGTTCTTTCCATAGTGGCCATGGCAGTTGCTGCGTTAGTCgaaacaaagagaaagaaaacgGCGTTGATTCATGGTCTAACGGATTCAACGGAACCTCTTCCCATAACGTTCTTGTGGGTGGCGTTACAGTACTTGTTTCTTGGCTCTGCTGATCTTTTCACTCTTGCTGGGATGATGGAGTTCTTCTTCACTAAAGCGCCATGGAGCATGAGGTCTCTTGCAACCGCCCTTTCTTGGGCTTCTCTTGCCATGGGTTATTACTCCAACACTGTTCTTGAGTCGGCAATGATGGATGTTGACTCCTCAGCAGACGGATGTTCAGCCACGTGA
- the LOC107627799 gene encoding protein NRT1/ PTR FAMILY 4.6-like, whose amino-acid sequence MDTNLGSFKVPPASLPVFPGLFIMVLAPMYDYAIFPFARKITKTKTRITHLQRIGTGLVLSIVAMAVAALVETKRKKTALIHGLTDSTEPLPITFLWVALQYLFLGSADLFTLAGMIEFFFTEAPWSMRSLATALSWASLAMGYYSNTVLESAMMDVDSSADGCSAT is encoded by the coding sequence ATGGACACAAATCTTGGTTCCTTCAAGGTCCCACCAGCTTCTCTCCCTGTATTCCCAGGTCTCTTCATCATGGTTCTTGCCCCCATGTACGACTACGCCATCTTCCCATTCGCAagaaaaataaccaaaaccaaaaccagaATCACGCATTTACAAAGAATTGGAACAGGGTTGGTTCTTTCCATAGTGGCCATGGCAGTTGCTGCGTTAGTCgaaacaaagagaaagaaaacgGCGTTGATTCATGGTCTAACGGATTCAACGGAACCTCTTCCCATAACGTTCTTGTGGGTGGCGTTACAGTACTTGTTTCTTGGCTCTGCTGATCTTTTCACTCTTGCTGGGATGATAGAGTTCTTCTTTACTGAAGCGCCATGGAGCATGAGGTCTCTTGCAACCGCCCTTTCTTGGGCTTCTCTTGCCATGGGTTATTACTCCAACACTGTTCTTGAGTCGGCAATGATGGATGTTGACTCCTCAGCAGACGGATGTTCAGCCACGTGA
- the LOC107625923 gene encoding pectinesterase inhibitor 10 isoform X2 translates to MPNTLQLMRIALMDQPMFRTTKRRNPLSDRTNTLNSSSSPLSINPIKPKPKSKPPSTSSEPRLNKPSSCASSTNASTNLQSTSSNPAVAPPPPSLPKTSSPPGNFVDLEDFEPISVTYGRRSAPNKRKDKGKALAFPDISTPILKLSDTSPKTDGGKSANLPKAKALTGPLRKKQRTTSSEDTLKNSELQDYIEKQRAYFKMIDEFELLEEEVETDDEPDEVAKMRSKCN, encoded by the exons ATGCCCAACACTCTCCAGTTGATGCGAATAGCGCTTATGGATCAACCCATGTTCCGAACCACTAAACGCAGAAACCCTCTCTCCGATCGCACCAACACTCttaactcttcttcttctccacttTCCATAAACCCTATCAAACCCAAACCCAAATCCAAACCTCCTTCTACTTCTTCCGAACCTCGCCTTAATAAACCTTCTTCATGCGCCTCTTCTACCAACGCTTCCACAAATCTCCAAAGCACTTCTTCGAACCCTGCCGTTGCTCCTCCTCCGCCTTCGTTGCCGAAAACCTCGTCTCCTCCCG GGAATTTTGTTGATCTTGAggattttgagcctatttcagTAACCTACGGCCGAAGAAGTGCTCCAAATAAAAGGAAGGATAAAGGGAAGGCTTTGGCATTTCCTGACATCAGCACACCCATTTTGAAGCTCTCTGATACAAG CCCGAAAACTGATGGTGGTAAAAGTGCAAATCTACCTAAAGCCAAGGCATTGACAGGTCCTTTGAGAAAG AAGCAGCGCACCACATCATCCGAAGATACGCTCAAGAATTCCGAGCTGCAAGATTACATTGAAAAACAGAGAGCCTACTTCAAAATGATTGATGAATTTGAACTATTGGAAGAGGAAGTTGAAACAGATGATGAACCGGATGAAGTGGCAAAGATGCGATCCAAGTGTAACTAG
- the LOC107628533 gene encoding peroxidase P7-like produces MVEKECPAVVSCADILALATRDSVVYLGGPSWEVGLRRRDSTTASRLDANNSIPTPSFSLSTLKQNFANQGLSEKDLVALSGAHTNIPLT; encoded by the exons ATGGTGGAGAAAGAATGCCCTGCCGTGGTGTCATGTGCTGATATTCTTGCATTGGCTACTAGAGACTCTGTAGTTTAT TTGGGAGGACCATCTTGGGAAGTAGGCTTACGAAGAAGAGATTCTACTACAGCAAGCAGACTTGATGCTAATAACTCCATTCCTACACCCTCCTTCAGTCTAAGTACTCTCAAACAGAATTTCGCTAACCAAGGCCTTTCAGAGAAAGACTTGGTGGCCCTTTCAG GGGCACATACCAATATACCATTGACCTAG
- the LOC107625923 gene encoding formin-like protein 6 isoform X4 has product MPNTLQLMRIALMDQPMFRTTKRRNPLSDRTNTLNSSSSPLSINPIKPKPKSKPPSTSSEPRLNKPSSCASSTNASTNLQSTSSNPAVAPPPPSLPKTSSPPVTYGRRSAPNKRKDKGKALAFPDISTPILKLSDTSPKTDGGKSANLPKAKALTGPLRKKQRTTSSEDTLKNSELQDYIEKQRAYFKMIDEFELLEEEVETDDEPDEVAKMRSKCN; this is encoded by the exons ATGCCCAACACTCTCCAGTTGATGCGAATAGCGCTTATGGATCAACCCATGTTCCGAACCACTAAACGCAGAAACCCTCTCTCCGATCGCACCAACACTCttaactcttcttcttctccacttTCCATAAACCCTATCAAACCCAAACCCAAATCCAAACCTCCTTCTACTTCTTCCGAACCTCGCCTTAATAAACCTTCTTCATGCGCCTCTTCTACCAACGCTTCCACAAATCTCCAAAGCACTTCTTCGAACCCTGCCGTTGCTCCTCCTCCGCCTTCGTTGCCGAAAACCTCGTCTCCTCCCG TAACCTACGGCCGAAGAAGTGCTCCAAATAAAAGGAAGGATAAAGGGAAGGCTTTGGCATTTCCTGACATCAGCACACCCATTTTGAAGCTCTCTGATACAAG CCCGAAAACTGATGGTGGTAAAAGTGCAAATCTACCTAAAGCCAAGGCATTGACAGGTCCTTTGAGAAAG AAGCAGCGCACCACATCATCCGAAGATACGCTCAAGAATTCCGAGCTGCAAGATTACATTGAAAAACAGAGAGCCTACTTCAAAATGATTGATGAATTTGAACTATTGGAAGAGGAAGTTGAAACAGATGATGAACCGGATGAAGTGGCAAAGATGCGATCCAAGTGTAACTAG
- the LOC107628535 gene encoding uncharacterized protein LOC107628535 isoform X2: MQRRSHHCLTFVVILARKHVAAAVRPSSPSCRRRCWSALEPPSSLLKPRRERRGERRVTPSVVAAFLPPSPKLLGSPSMHPCCCCVAGASRRCTGRRRTQMRPLSPWVLIVANYSIVRRFRNQARFTDAQVPDSLLCCPIVLFSIAASRVPVIAWLK, translated from the exons ATGCAGAGGAGAAGCCACCACTGCCTCACTTTCGTCGTCATCCTCGCCAGGAAGCATGTCGCCGCTGCTGTCCGTCCGTCCAGCCCGAGTTGTCGCCGTCGTTGCTGGTCTGCCTTGGAGCCGCCGTCGTCACTATTGAAGCCGAGGAGAGAGAGACGCGGTGAGAGGAGGGTCACACCCAGTGTCGTTGCCGCCTTTCTTCCGCCATCACCGAAGCTACTGGGCTCGCCGTCGATGCACCCATGTTGCTGCTGTGTCGCCGGAGCTTCACGCCGCTGTACTGGCCGCCGGAGAACGCAGATGAGGCCTCTGTCTCCTTGGGTTTTGATTGTTGCTAATTATTCGATTGTACGCCGTTTTCGGAATCAGGCCAGATTTACCG ATGCACAGGTCCCTGATTCTCTTCTTTGTTGCCCCATCGTTCTATTTTCTATAGCTGCA AGTCGAGTTCCAGTAATTGCATGGTTAAAATAG
- the LOC107627797 gene encoding LOW QUALITY PROTEIN: peroxidase 52-like (The sequence of the model RefSeq protein was modified relative to this genomic sequence to represent the inferred CDS: deleted 1 base in 1 codon; substituted 1 base at 1 genomic stop codon), protein MPKNLKLGRRDARTASQSAANNGIPAPTSTLNQXLISRFGALGLSTKDLVALSGGHTIGQAGCTIFRFHIYNETNELVTSFAQTRQSKCPRASGVGDNNLTFFDLQMPASFDNHYFNNLVDRKGLLHSDQQLFNGGSTDSIVCRYNTNPNSFFADLTSTMTKMGDINSLTGSKGEIRKNCRSVN, encoded by the exons ATGCCAAAGAATTTAAAACTTGGAAGAAGAGACGCAAGAACAGCGAGCCAATCTGCAGCCAACAATGGGATCCCAGCACCAACTTCAACCCTAAATCAA TAATTAATCTCAAGATTTGGTGCTCTTGGACTTTCCACCAAGGACTTGGTCGCCTTGTC AGGTGGTCACACAATTGGACAAGCAGGATGTACAATCTTCAGATTCCACATCTACAATGAAACCAACGAGTTAGTAACATCCTTTGCACAAACAAGGCAATCAAAATGCCCTAGGGCATCCGGTGTGGGGGACAACAACCTCaccttctttgatcttcaaatgcCAGCGTCATTCGACAACCACTACTTCAACAACCTCGTCGACCGGAAAGGTCTCCTCCACTCTGACCAGCAACTCTTCAACGGAGGATCCACTGACTCTATTGTTTGTCGCTACAACACAAACCCTAACTCTTTTTTTGCCGATCTTACCAGTACGATGACCAAGATGGGAGACATAAATTCCCTCACTGGATCCAAGGGAGAGATTAGAAAGAATTGCAGGAGTGTGAATTAA
- the LOC110269303 gene encoding uncharacterized protein LOC110269303 has product MMPTPGVPRSCTQQANETSSTASHGVQSDPAIGAPSRVGSCGERQTTSNSTQDAQGQGTSTATGHSSTSAPKLRYDGAKCWHPPKPGLKRISQVFKENYNKPWLSFDEADDDTRKIWWTEWRVNFIYLVLRILQYYIS; this is encoded by the exons ATGATGCCTACTCCGGGTGTGCCAAGATCATGCACTCAACAAGCTAATGAAACTTCCAGCACTGCCTCACATGGTGTGCAAAGTGATCCAGCTATTGGGGCTCCCAGTCGAGTAGGATCTTGTGGGGAAAGACAAACCACCTCTAATAGTACCCAAGATGCTCAGGGTCAAGGAACATCCACTGCCACTGGTCACTCCAGCACAAGTGCTCCCAAGCTTAGATATGATGGTGCCAAATG TTGGCACCCACCTAAGCCTGGATTGAAGCGTATTTCTCAGGTTTTTAAAGAAAACTACAACAAGCCttggctgagttttgatgaggcAGATGATGATACTCGAAAAATATGGTGGACTGAGTGGAGGGTAAATTTTATCTACCTTGTTTTACGTATTTTACAATATTATATATCATAG
- the LOC107625923 gene encoding uncharacterized protein LOC107625923 isoform X1 — MPNTLQLMRIALMDQPMFRTTKRRNPLSDRTNTLNSSSSPLSINPIKPKPKSKPPSTSSEPRLNKPSSCASSTNASTNLQSTSSNPAVAPPPPSLPKTSSPPGNFVDLEDFEPISVTYGRRSAPNKRKDKGKALAFPDISTPILKLSDTSSPKTDGGKSANLPKAKALTGPLRKKQRTTSSEDTLKNSELQDYIEKQRAYFKMIDEFELLEEEVETDDEPDEVAKMRSKCN; from the exons ATGCCCAACACTCTCCAGTTGATGCGAATAGCGCTTATGGATCAACCCATGTTCCGAACCACTAAACGCAGAAACCCTCTCTCCGATCGCACCAACACTCttaactcttcttcttctccacttTCCATAAACCCTATCAAACCCAAACCCAAATCCAAACCTCCTTCTACTTCTTCCGAACCTCGCCTTAATAAACCTTCTTCATGCGCCTCTTCTACCAACGCTTCCACAAATCTCCAAAGCACTTCTTCGAACCCTGCCGTTGCTCCTCCTCCGCCTTCGTTGCCGAAAACCTCGTCTCCTCCCG GGAATTTTGTTGATCTTGAggattttgagcctatttcagTAACCTACGGCCGAAGAAGTGCTCCAAATAAAAGGAAGGATAAAGGGAAGGCTTTGGCATTTCCTGACATCAGCACACCCATTTTGAAGCTCTCTGATACAAG CAGCCCGAAAACTGATGGTGGTAAAAGTGCAAATCTACCTAAAGCCAAGGCATTGACAGGTCCTTTGAGAAAG AAGCAGCGCACCACATCATCCGAAGATACGCTCAAGAATTCCGAGCTGCAAGATTACATTGAAAAACAGAGAGCCTACTTCAAAATGATTGATGAATTTGAACTATTGGAAGAGGAAGTTGAAACAGATGATGAACCGGATGAAGTGGCAAAGATGCGATCCAAGTGTAACTAG